AATTAATGTTCTTAATGTAATTTTTAGCTTTTAATGCCTCTATGAACCTTCAAATACTGCCATCAGCCTCTCTTTCTGCAAGATGGAGAAGCTCTTCTAATGTGCTTATGATGCAAACAGACTTGGAATTGTGACTTTCTGACTGAGCTAATGAGACTGTGGTCTTGTGATGCTGTGGGATCTTTGAGAGGTTTTATTGAATCATTCTGGGTCTCAAAAGCAATAGAAAAACAACTCCAATGCTGCTTTATTTGAAGCACACACAAGATAAGCGACAGTACATAAAAGAAACAAGGAAATATAGACAACCTGAAAAATAAGACTTAAGCCGcatcaccaccaccacaacaATTACAACAACACCTGATCAGAGATTAAAGACACAAGGCATGAGAAAACAAGTTTcgatctaaatatatttaaatatattcatatgtgTATGAACACTGAATAAATTGCTACAGTTTACACAAGAATAACTATGTATGATTTATGCAGAAATTTGTTCTACTCATATTTTATGAATAAGGCTCATAGACAGTGATTAGTATGTGAACAGCACGCAGGAGAACACAAACGTGGTAAATGCAGTATTGATAAACTGGTAGGACTtttttagcaaacacttttattcaaaatgtgAGATGCAAGCAGAAACAATAATCTGAAGGAGTCAAGCAATACAGGTTATGTTTGTATCAAATTTGTGCAAGAACATAGTATTGCAGTGCtcatataatgtaattttattaagtgCTAAAAGGAAAATTTGTTCAGATTATATCAACATTAGAGACTGACAGAGATGTTACACCACTAGGCATTATTGTTACTCCTTCTCTGTAATGCTACTGAATCACCATTAACACATTCACATATATCACTGCTATTACTGATTGATTTTCAGTCATGAGTATTAATGGATGGCATTATAAATGTGtctgcaaatgtttgtttgtagGCCATAAAAATGCAGTCAGTATAGAGGATCATTTTTAAACCAATTATTGTATACAATAAGACATTAACACTGCGATActcctgtttttatttcatctgaTCACTGTGACTTCATATGGCTGTATCTAATCACCTGATGACCAGGAATCTAcagatgattttcacattttttaacagcagaattctATGGAATGGAATTCAGTTCTTTGGTCACAGATTCTGAACTGAAGAATAGAAAAGTTCAGATTTCATGGATCCAGTTCAGAGTTCAGAAATGTCATTAATGGATCTGATCATGACAAATAGTAATTCTATCTATCAGGATGTGCTATACCAAGATTAAGGTTGAACTGTTTCTGTATTGTGTCAGTCAGCACTGTGATAGACATGACATGTGAAATCTTTAGAATCAGCTGCATTTTGGTTTGTGCTTCACAGGTTTTGGGGGGGAAATTATGCTTTCATTTCATCTTTACACCCCTCTTACACAGACACATCTGTCCTGACTTCAGTGCtttatttgcaaacattttctgtgatattctaattttgcgcataatttaaatttgctactttggatggaaacatagctagtgtgTTTATGTCATGGAAAATGCTGTGTGATGGATATACTACGTTCCATTCCTTTCTTTGCTTCATGTTTGTTTCATCTGTTTGTCATAATATCATAGTGGGCCATTGTGCTCTGAATTTAAGTGTAAATGTGTGGTGATATTTTATTGGTATCTGACTCATCAGTGATGTCTCCTGGTCACATGGCCCTCTGGCAAACAAGAgtagtgaagtaaaagtgaaAGGCTCTTTTCTTTCATAAACACATACATCATCTCTCTCTTCTCGTCTTTCTGTCTCTGTACTATTGATCCAGCGGTTGGACTGTTTATTTGGTTAAACATGGTCTTTTTTGCCTCTCGGAGAAATGTTGTGTTTGCACAATGTGTGTTGTGGTTGTTTGGTGTATTTGAAAATGATTCTTGATGATTGATCGTAGACACAATATAACGACACTAACTAACCTTAACATTTGACTTCTGACCCCttagtcagattttttttgtaagaatcaTCCAAtgagatgaacacacacacacacaccccaataGCAACAGCATCTGTATGAAATTTAGAAACTTCATTGTAGTCACTGGATGAATCATTTATGAACTCCAGTATAATATAATCCAGAACATTGAACTTAAACTTTCAGAGGGTAATACAATGTAAGCATGTCCTGACTGACAGTTGTTTGtctttcttgtctttctttcAGATCCAGCCATTTGACAAAATCAAGGCAAAGGGTCTACCAGACAACATAGCAGACAGTCTGAATAAGCTGGTGGTGGTGAAGCTGAATGGAGGTCTGGGAACCAGCATGGGCTGCAAAGGGCCCAAGAGCCTTATTAGCGTCCGTAACGAGAACACTTTCCTGGATCTAACAGTCCAACAGATTGAGGTTTGTCATATGATACCGAAAGCTTGAAGTTTCACACATAGAGGTCTATAACATCTTCCTGTTAATCTCAATGACAGTTGTTCAGCGTGGGCTAAAGTGGCCATGCTAATTAGCCAAACATTGCCCCTTTGGTTTCAACAAGTTTGTTAGTTCCCACAAAATAGACAATTTCCTTCCTGCATAATTTGATTTATGTAACCCACATTTGGTTTAAAAAGATGACACTACaattctatgatttttttttccatagcaCAATTTGCAACATAATATCTTTCTAATATTCTTCAGGTGTTTTTATCTGTAGGGAATGcacattcaattattttatttttttaaatccatctcagataaaaaaaacttatcagATTTGTACCcaaagaaatataaaacactCCAGATGGGGAAAACAGAGCAGCTGTCTGAGAGATTTGAAAGTGAGCAAATAGACCTCCACCCATAGATCTTAAATCACAAACATATGTTCCTCTGTCTTTTCCTTCTCTTGCTTTCTTCATCTACAGCTGTACAACACAGACACATTCCTTCATTTATACAGAATGAGCATTTTAAACCAGCAGCAACAGGCTCTGTGCTAGTTATTTTTCTCAGTGCCATGGACTGAACGATAGGTAGTGAGCATGAAAGAGAACTTGGGGTGAAACAGAGAGGGCTGTGTTCTGggcaagaggggaaaaaaagataggGGCCAAATACTGAGCCCTGTGGGACGCCCTTACTGAAGAACATTCAGCTCAGTGTCTCTTCGACAGACCGTTTACCTGCCTCATGTCGTCAGATATCCCACTCACTGAATAAGGCCTATTAGTACATGTAAATGGGTAATCTGTCCTTCTCTCAGAAATACAGACTGTCGTTTCTGTACTTGGCAGGCCTTTAGCAAGACCTTAGGCCAGTGTGTACCATTTGGTTTCTCTCTAGGCTGAGATTTATGGGCATAAATTCATTACAGGAAACTTACTTAAAACATGTCAACACATCCAACAGTTTCTGAAAGAGGATTATGCactcattttaataatttcagtgaGAACTTTGTagttatttagagtatcattaaCCATTAACACAGGgaaattaaatagtttatttgtGGCTAAATCTTCAATTAGGGTAAGTTTTAAACTAGTTTCATTCTGTTACTAATTATGTTTTTTCTGAGTTTTAAGACTGATGAAACTTTAAATTTGACAGATTTTCTCAGTTTTGAACTTGCGCAAGATAGGTAATGTCAGTTTGTGATACACTGAAAAGCATTTGCATTAATTTGGACACTTTTGTCTTTTTAACAAGGTTTCTGTAGTTTGTCTGAACATTTAGAGAGTTACTGCAGAAACTGGTGTCTAGCACTATTCTTAAactttgatccaaaaatacacacttttttttactttcagtgtTTACTGCAGTACTGTTGATACCTTGCCAGTTCAACTAATAATGATGTTCTGATTAATTATTGACCATGTTCATTTCACCAGTGTAACTGCAGagattagattttatatttagaattatcTAGAGTTCATTCTCCCAGATAAAGCAGAATGTGCTGCAGAATGTACTAAACCTGCCAAAGTATCTGTATTAGGGTTCACAGTCATTGTTAGCTTGTTTAGAATGTTAATGGATAAAACAGGAGTTAAACTGCTGGATAATAATTTTTCTCTCTGGTCTCTTCAGCACttgaataaaacatataatgCTGATGTTCCACTGGTGCTTATGAACTCTTTCAATACGGATGAAGACACTAAGAAGATCCTACAAAAATACACGCACCACGGAGTCAAGATACACACTTTCAACCAGAGCAGGTATTTAACCCACATATGCATACTTACATTTACCTGACAAGAAATCggcttacatttgtttttaaataaagctaattaGAATTAATAAGCCTAAattaaaatcatgcatttttaatatgaaatatgaagtaattttatataaagtttattattattccagttttttaaatttatctgACTTCTCTTAGTACGTATTCAGAGTATAGCTAAGTAAACAATATAACCACATATATTTACACAGTAATAATGTAACAATTATGTAGTTTAAGTACAATAAATCTCTCAGTTGATGACACATATCATTAGCTCACACATCTAAACAAAGACACAGATTGTAATTCAGGGTTTTGGCACAGACAGTGCAGGATGAACAAAAGTTGAATTTCTTCACCTTCATAATGTGTTCTGCTGAGTCTGACCCTTAAGctgcaaacactttttttaaaacaagattgTTAAAAACAAGTTAAAGATTGATGAGGTTTCTAAGCAATAATGGGGATAAGTTAATATTTGATGGACTCATCAGAGCAGAAATTTACCTCAAAGCTAACAACAGATGCTCGTGGGATATGGTTACACGTGTTATTCAGAATACAGGGCTAAAAGATGGCACATATTTAGTCCTGTTTGAAGCTGAAGCTTGTGGAAGAGACAATGTGATGaaaggatgaggaggaggatgaaggcTACATAGAACGTCAGATGTTTTCCCTGGCTTCGTTTGACCTGAATAAGCCTGAAATGCAAGAGCGAGATTTTAGAGCCCCCTTGAAAACTCATTTCCATAAGCTATGTATTTTTCGTGCCAATAAATATAAACAAGGCTTGAAATGTTTTTCCTTCTGTAAAGAGGAAACActttatgacactttatttgaGTGTTTGCAATTATTTTATCGATCCATTTGAGCTATTTTATGACTCCTGATCTTACTGATTTTTAGCGATGCAGCTTTGGCCAATATGATAGtgatagtaattttttttattttacagactattattatatttaaaattaatttcaattagctttatttttatatttatattagaataCATTAGAAATGTAGACTTTCTCTCTTCTAAATTTTCCAGGTATCCACGCATAAACAAGGAGTCATTGTTGCCGGTCGCTAAGGACATGGCTATGACAGGAGAGAATGCAGATGTGTGGTATCCTCCTGGTCATGGTGACATTTATGCCAGCTTTTATAACTCCGGTCTGTTGGAGCAGCTCATCGCTGAAGGGAAGGAGTATATTTTTGTCTCCAACATCGATAACCTGGGCGCAACGGTAGACCTGTATATACTGAACCATCTGGTGAGCCAGCCGAACGGCAAACGCTGTGAGTTCATCATGGAGGTCACAGACAAGACCAGAGCAGATGTGAAGGTGAGAGAATATTATTTGTGTGGGATATCGTACAGTAGTCCAAAACAACAGTGTGACTTTAAATTAGAGGAATTATAATTTCAACCAAACAGCCACTGCAGCcaagtgtattttaaatgtttatgaacaGGAAAAGGAAAGGACAGGAAGGTGACAGATGGTAAAACAGGGCCAGTGATTCTTTATTAATAGACtctggaccaaagcactgtgacaAGAAATCATCTTCTTTTAGTCCAAGTTCAGTAATTTGCATTTATGTCCATAAAGTTCATTCTGAggtaaatagatttttttcatgcatttaaataaatgagttGTATTTGTAGAGAATGAGGCTTATGCATGTTGCATTGTCATtgaatgttgtgtgtttgtgttgtccaGGGAGGTACGCTCATTCAGTATGATGGTAAGCTTCGGTTATTGGAAATCGCCCAGGTTCCCAAAGCTCATGTAGATGAATTCAAATCAGTGACCAAGTTTAAGATCTTCAACACCAACAACCTGTGGATCTCCTTATCTGCCATAAAGAGGCTACAGGAACAGAACGCCATGGACATGGAAATCATAGTCAACCCTAAGGTATGAAAACTAAAAGCTTGCAGAAACAACAGCTTGAGCATTGTGTTTTAAGACATATCAAAGTACTGCAGTCAAATGAACCTGAAATTATACAGTttccttttaaaaagaaatagcCAACTAGTCATTCAGGGAACCAGACATctgattttcttaatttcttgttttaattttccttttcaaGTTTTAATTTTCCCCAATAGTcgctctttatttttttttttgtaaagcactaTTTATAGCTGTGCACTACAAATCTCTGTTTTATTCCCCTGGTTATCCTCTCCTTTGCACTATTACTTCTGAAACCTTAGTTAAGACCCTGATTCATTTATCAGGCCACGTGGGACCCTGTAACACTGCGCTGTCCTTTGTAGAGTGTTCACTTCTGAATCAAAACACAAGCACTATAACAAGCTGATGTTGAGACTGTGTATTTGAGTGTCCTTTTTATACCAGACCCAATATCTCATCTGAGTAGTTGGGGTCTAGTTCGAGGCTTGTGTGATCAGAGAGTTTGATGGAGGGTTTTACAActgataaaagtaaaaaaataataataataattaaaaagaacatttataaacAACTGAAATTGTGTTGGGTTTTCTGTTCTCAGTCCATCAGAGGAAACTAAAGAAATGAAAGGTAACCataaggggtgtgtgtgtgtgatagttaGTTTAAAATTCTTAGAAGTGGGCTAAAAAGCTCTCTGTGAGGACATTCAGGGACTCCACAATTGGAAAAAAACATATgtattgatatataaaataaaataatttttcttattcTTGGACTGTGGCCAAACCAAACACAATACAGCGTTTTCAGTTTTCAAATGAAAGGTGATCTGTCTGTTCACACATGAAGCTGGTTATAGAAGAAGAGGTTGCTGGTTATGAAACCATATAAAAATGCTAAAGGGGTAGCATGGAGTaattataatatgcattatataaaaccAAAAGAGTTCTAAGGTATGCCCTCATTTAGATGCCAAGTGTGTGTGAACAGGGTTTCCgcaggtccttaaaaagtcttaaatctgattttaaaaatcctacaGATACCCTGTCTAGAGTAGTACACAGTTCAGCAGAGCTCCATATTGTAGCACCATTTATCCCCCAAAGGCACAGGCTCTCATCCAGCAAGAAATTTGAGTTTGTTCTAGATTTCTTCACATCCAATCCCTCCCGCTCCTGTTCCTGTCAACCTTATACTTTTTCTGCCTGTGTGATACCAAGACCAACTGTACAATGCATTCACACTTCCTCTTAACATTACACACGTCCATTTAACATTATTGTCCTTCATAGAACAAGTATAAATATTTTCTTGAcagaaaacataaatatgaacAATAAGTCAGCAAGAAAGGAAAATTTGCCATTCCTATTTTTCTAAATGGATGTTATTGTGAATGATTATTCCACAcgtttcattattataatttttttcacattataattttttttatcaaaatgtcgTAACTCAGCTTCTCTCTGGTGACAAATGTCAGACTTCTCCACTTATTTTAGTCTGCATAACCCGCCTTTTTCTTTCAATAGACAAACTctcattcagatctgcctccatccaatcaaccaCTCATGAACAGAACCAAGTCCCgcccttcatttttttctttttcaaaaatttgtTTCAATTGGATGTACATAACAATAAAGAAGAAATGTTCTGTTCCATCTATTTTAGGTCTAATTTTATATACAGTGGGAAATATAAAAGCTTGAGACTGCACTGGAAATTTGAGGGTTGTTTCCTATTTAAACTtgcatataaatatgttttaagattgtgagaaatgtaatattattattattattattattattattattaaatataatatttctagGTCATTGATCAAATATGAACATTTGAAACACTGACTGGGTGAAGTATGAATATTCCATATAATTTGTCCATATAGTTGCTAGAAAACTGTTGTTTAAAATCgttttctgcctctctctctcagactATAAATGGGGGACTGAATGTCATTCAGCTGGAGACTGCAGTGGGTGCTGCCATCAAGTGCTTTGATAACGCCTTGGGCATCAATGTGCCTCGCAGCCGCTTCCTGCCTGTCAAAACCACATCTGACCTCCTACTGGTTATGTCCAACCTGTACAGCCTGGAGGCAGGGTCTCTGACCATGAGTGAGAGGCGCGAGTTTCCCACAACTCCTCACGTCAAACTAGGCAGCTCCTTCACCAAGGTACCGTACCTAATGAAGCATTcacatcaaatgattcattcaaatcgAATGGTGTTCCTCTCACACTGCAGTGTGTAGGCATGATCTCACTAGTGTTTCAAGACAATCAAATCTGCCAGCCAGAAACCCACTAAGATTTGAAAATGAGGACATCCTCATGATCACAGCTTTTGGATTCTCTAAAGAAAAATCTCTCACAACAGACGGGTAATATACAGTCTAATACTTAGGAAGCCTTGATCCAGTTTCCTTTTTTGTCCTTCAGGTTCAGGAATATCTCACACGATTCGAGAGCATTCCAGACATGCTAGAGTTGGATCACTTGACGGTGTCTGGTGACGTCACCTTCGGAAAGCAAGTCTCTCTAAAGGTAAGACCAAGGAACATCTGAAATAAACAGATTGCCCAATCAGACGTTTTTGAAGGGTGTTGTACAGTCTGATTATTCCTGTATTCGCAGGGAACCGTCATCATCATAGCCAACCATGGAGACCGAATCGACATTCCAGCCGGCTCtatgttggaaaataaaatagtGTCCGGAAACCTTCGGATTCTGGACCACTGACGCCTTTGTGCGGTGTGACCTGGATGCAGAATCACATGACTGACCAACACCTGTCATTGTCCTCATCATCATAACCAAccattagggatgtaacgattcactcgactcacgattcgattcacgattttgatttcacgattcgattcgatttgcgttttttttttttttttttttttttttttacaaaatgagattaaaacaaattataaattaaatttgtctttttattattgcttggacaaaatgctgcacatttctttgtgaaattgaaatataacactataataatatattaatatagcacttgcatattattgcactcttgttggttttgattgcttctattataCTCATTTGtaggtcactttggataaaagcgtctgctaaatgacaaaatttgaatataatgtaaatggcaaaactaaattgaaattttaaaacaagctccaaatcaaataaataagtaacagtTAACTGATT
The sequence above is drawn from the Cyprinus carpio isolate SPL01 chromosome A17, ASM1834038v1, whole genome shotgun sequence genome and encodes:
- the LOC109108011 gene encoding UTP--glucose-1-phosphate uridylyltransferase-like isoform X2, which produces MAQFQEVMRQQLESSMHTELEKLLSTAKGAKAEVSKKDFEGFRNLFHRFLQVKGPSVEWAKINRPPEDSIQPFDKIKAKGLPDNIADSLNKLVVVKLNGGLGTSMGCKGPKSLISVRNENTFLDLTVQQIEHLNKTYNADVPLVLMNSFNTDEDTKKILQKYTHHGVKIHTFNQSRYPRINKESLLPVAKDMAMTGENADVWYPPGHGDIYASFYNSGLLEQLIAEGKEYIFVSNIDNLGATVDLYILNHLVSQPNGKRCEFIMEVTDKTRADVKGGTLIQYDGKLRLLEIAQVPKAHVDEFKSVTKFKIFNTNNLWISLSAIKRLQEQNAMDMEIIVNPKTINGGLNVIQLETAVGAAIKCFDNALGINVPRSRFLPVKTTSDLLLVMSNLYSLEAGSLTMSERREFPTTPHVKLGSSFTKVQEYLTRFESIPDMLELDHLTVSGDVTFGKQVSLKGTVIIIANHGDRIDIPAGSMLENKIVSGNLRILDH
- the LOC109108011 gene encoding UTP--glucose-1-phosphate uridylyltransferase-like isoform X1; translated protein: MSLYVEGLSKELQSNTNKMAQFQEVMRQQLESSMHTELEKLLSTAKGAKAEVSKKDFEGFRNLFHRFLQVKGPSVEWAKINRPPEDSIQPFDKIKAKGLPDNIADSLNKLVVVKLNGGLGTSMGCKGPKSLISVRNENTFLDLTVQQIEHLNKTYNADVPLVLMNSFNTDEDTKKILQKYTHHGVKIHTFNQSRYPRINKESLLPVAKDMAMTGENADVWYPPGHGDIYASFYNSGLLEQLIAEGKEYIFVSNIDNLGATVDLYILNHLVSQPNGKRCEFIMEVTDKTRADVKGGTLIQYDGKLRLLEIAQVPKAHVDEFKSVTKFKIFNTNNLWISLSAIKRLQEQNAMDMEIIVNPKTINGGLNVIQLETAVGAAIKCFDNALGINVPRSRFLPVKTTSDLLLVMSNLYSLEAGSLTMSERREFPTTPHVKLGSSFTKVQEYLTRFESIPDMLELDHLTVSGDVTFGKQVSLKGTVIIIANHGDRIDIPAGSMLENKIVSGNLRILDH